One genomic segment of Desulforamulus reducens MI-1 includes these proteins:
- the pnpS gene encoding two-component system histidine kinase PnpS yields the protein MLKGIRQRTIGSYASLFFIFVCLSVLFYLNIINILTVLLGAFWATVFMAWLTNRRLITPVEQITSVAQEMAGGFLDTEIRVEGEEELDDLAWSINYMARELRKNLIVITEERNRARAILNSMADGVIALDKYGQVILINPVVEEIFKIKETNWLGNKIIKVIRNHELEELFIRALHSMQPVMNSELQVLTPQPRLFNIHVTPLKGNNDEKIGVVGLITDVTERRKLERMRTEFVANVSHELRTPLTSINGFVETLLDGAIEEPIIARNFLEIISAEGKRLANIIDDLLKLSRLEDRRTKLNKQPVDLAEVIGNTITMFEGRALEKNIQITTEISPKLPLVPGDQGFLSQVMINLVDNAIKYTLTGGTVHISVKFNEHEVTVTVSDTGIGIPIESIPRVFERFYRVDKARSREMGGTGLGLSICKHIMEAHGGKIRVESDSSGSQFSFSLPLKE from the coding sequence GTGCTTAAAGGTATAAGGCAGCGTACTATTGGTAGTTATGCTAGCCTTTTCTTTATCTTTGTTTGTCTGTCTGTTCTCTTTTATCTTAACATAATCAATATCCTTACTGTATTGCTGGGGGCCTTTTGGGCCACAGTGTTTATGGCCTGGCTAACCAACCGACGGTTAATTACTCCGGTAGAACAAATTACTTCCGTGGCCCAGGAAATGGCAGGGGGATTTTTGGATACGGAGATTCGGGTGGAAGGTGAAGAAGAACTGGATGACCTGGCCTGGAGTATTAACTACATGGCCCGGGAACTTAGAAAAAACCTCATTGTTATTACAGAGGAACGTAACCGTGCCAGGGCCATATTAAACAGTATGGCGGACGGTGTTATTGCCCTTGATAAATACGGGCAAGTGATACTTATTAACCCGGTTGTGGAGGAGATATTTAAAATTAAAGAGACCAATTGGCTTGGTAACAAGATAATTAAAGTGATCCGTAATCATGAGTTAGAAGAATTATTTATTAGGGCCTTGCACAGTATGCAGCCGGTTATGAACAGTGAGTTACAAGTACTGACACCACAGCCCAGATTATTTAACATTCATGTTACACCTCTTAAAGGAAATAATGATGAGAAGATTGGTGTGGTGGGACTGATAACAGATGTGACCGAGAGGCGTAAGCTGGAAAGGATGAGGACAGAATTTGTGGCAAATGTTTCTCATGAATTAAGAACTCCCCTTACATCCATTAACGGTTTTGTGGAAACCTTGTTAGATGGCGCCATTGAAGAACCTATCATTGCCCGAAATTTTCTGGAGATTATCAGTGCAGAAGGAAAGCGTTTGGCAAATATTATCGATGACCTGTTGAAGCTGTCCCGTCTGGAAGATCGGCGTACCAAATTGAATAAACAGCCTGTGGATTTAGCTGAAGTTATTGGCAATACTATCACCATGTTTGAGGGGCGGGCTTTGGAAAAGAACATCCAAATAACAACGGAGATATCACCGAAACTACCTTTGGTACCCGGTGATCAAGGTTTTTTATCCCAGGTTATGATCAATTTGGTGGACAACGCCATCAAGTACACACTAACTGGTGGGACGGTTCATATATCTGTTAAATTTAACGAGCACGAAGTAACAGTGACTGTTTCCGATACAGGTATTGGCATTCCCATAGAGAGTATACCCAGGGTCTTTGAGAGATTTTATCGGGTTGACAAGGCCAGAAGTAGGGAAATGGGGGGAACGGGTCTTGGACTGTCCATCTGTAAACATATTATGGAAGCTCATGGCGGAAAGATTCGTGTGGAGAGTGATTCTTCAGGCAGTCAATTTTCTTTTTCCTTGCCCCTTAAGGAATAA
- the pstB gene encoding phosphate ABC transporter ATP-binding protein PstB codes for MTYKITVQDLNLFYREFQALLNINLDIEEKKVTALIGPSGCGKSTFLRTLNRMNDLIEGVRVEGKALLDGKDLYGPDVDVVALRKKIGMVFQRPNPFPMTVFENIAYGPRIHGEKDRRVLDEIIENSLKSAALWDEVKDRLHKSALGLSGGQQQRLCIARLLAVEPEVLLMDEPTSALDPISTLKVEELIRELKNKYTIVIVTHNMQQAARVSDSTAFFLNGELVEFGNTELIFTGPRDNRTEDYITGRFG; via the coding sequence TTGACCTACAAAATAACTGTCCAAGATCTGAACTTATTTTATCGCGAATTTCAAGCCCTATTAAATATAAACTTAGATATTGAGGAGAAGAAAGTAACAGCACTGATTGGCCCTTCTGGTTGTGGTAAATCTACCTTTTTAAGGACCTTGAATCGTATGAATGACTTAATTGAAGGCGTACGGGTAGAAGGGAAGGCTCTTCTGGATGGAAAGGACCTTTATGGCCCTGATGTGGATGTGGTGGCTTTACGTAAAAAGATTGGTATGGTTTTTCAAAGACCAAACCCTTTCCCCATGACGGTTTTTGAAAATATTGCCTATGGTCCTCGAATTCATGGAGAAAAGGATCGGCGTGTGCTGGATGAAATTATTGAAAACAGTCTAAAGTCAGCAGCCCTTTGGGATGAGGTTAAGGATCGATTGCATAAATCTGCCCTGGGTCTTTCTGGTGGCCAGCAGCAACGCCTATGTATTGCCAGATTACTGGCCGTGGAACCAGAAGTTCTGCTGATGGATGAACCCACCTCTGCCCTGGACCCCATTTCCACCTTAAAGGTGGAAGAATTAATCAGGGAACTTAAAAATAAATATACCATTGTCATAGTAACCCATAACATGCAGCAGGCAGCTAGGGTTTCTGACAGCACAGCCTTTTTCTTAAATGGTGAATTGGTTGAGTTTGGCAATACGGAATTGATTTTTACCGGACCAAGGGACAATCGGACGGAGGATTATATCACCGGACGTTTCGGTTAA
- the phoU gene encoding phosphate signaling complex protein PhoU: MTTRQSFDKALADLQQDVLRMASVVEKSIFDAVKSLATQDPILAGEIIEGDDVVDEMRFQIEDKIIKIIATQQPMAKDLRILITGIRIIISLERMADHSVDIARVTMCLAEQKLIKPLVGITAMAKLAQQMVKDGLDAYVNNDPEKAREMCAADDEVDHIYHQTFKHLVSFMKKDPDTIGQATYLLFVARFLERIADHATNIGEAVIFQATGEWKELN, from the coding sequence TTGACTACTCGTCAATCCTTTGATAAAGCGCTGGCAGACCTGCAGCAGGATGTGCTACGGATGGCAAGTGTGGTGGAGAAATCCATTTTTGATGCAGTAAAATCATTGGCTACCCAGGATCCCATCTTGGCCGGGGAAATTATTGAAGGCGATGATGTGGTTGATGAAATGCGTTTTCAAATTGAAGACAAGATAATAAAAATTATTGCTACTCAACAACCCATGGCTAAGGATTTACGTATATTAATTACAGGTATTCGAATTATCATTAGTTTGGAACGGATGGCAGATCACTCGGTGGATATTGCTCGGGTTACCATGTGCCTGGCAGAGCAGAAACTTATTAAACCCTTGGTTGGTATAACTGCTATGGCAAAACTTGCCCAACAAATGGTAAAAGACGGCTTAGATGCCTATGTAAATAATGATCCGGAGAAAGCAAGAGAAATGTGTGCAGCCGATGATGAAGTGGATCATATTTATCATCAAACCTTTAAGCATTTAGTGTCCTTTATGAAAAAAGACCCGGATACCATTGGTCAGGCAACCTATTTGCTTTTCGTAGCAAGATTCCTAGAGCGCATTGCGGATCACGCTACCAATATAGGCGAGGCAGTAATATTTCAGGCTACCGGTGAATGGAAGGAACTAAACTAA
- a CDS encoding HlyD family efflux transporter periplasmic adaptor subunit codes for MFLTEESSTKTKRRRTRKTRLIKIKKLLFFLIILLVAIWFFLGLKSLIYRTLINVEIMQPGELTENISTEGILIKQEYLIKSPLKGTMKYSISDGQRVKVGTTLGVLEAPSMDTVSGVKQYAVKASVGGMLCNHVDGLETILMPGNLDGVEIPSMDKISNRGQALTEGNVEKGAPVAKVIDNLSPVFLFGTLKAEDYKKIEQRKEPELKLLWQNQTILARVEKLLNDETKGFLLVLKNYPDLILHNRRVKFQFSLGKMEGLLVKDESLVTQGNEEGLFIIWKGLVHWVPVKVKGRLGGQAVIEGADIQPGISYVINPRFAREGDKL; via the coding sequence ATGTTTTTGACAGAAGAGTCCAGTACCAAGACAAAAAGAAGAAGAACCAGAAAAACCCGTTTAATTAAAATAAAAAAGTTACTATTTTTTTTAATAATCTTGCTGGTTGCCATTTGGTTTTTCCTTGGGTTAAAATCCCTTATTTATAGAACTCTGATTAACGTTGAGATTATGCAACCGGGAGAATTGACAGAGAATATTAGTACGGAAGGTATTTTAATTAAACAAGAATATTTAATAAAGTCCCCCCTAAAAGGGACCATGAAATATTCCATTTCGGATGGTCAAAGGGTTAAAGTGGGGACAACCCTCGGGGTGCTGGAGGCTCCTAGCATGGACACAGTATCTGGTGTCAAGCAATATGCAGTGAAAGCCTCCGTGGGTGGTATGCTGTGTAATCATGTGGATGGCCTAGAAACAATTTTAATGCCTGGTAATTTAGATGGTGTTGAAATACCATCTATGGATAAAATAAGTAATAGAGGTCAAGCTTTGACTGAGGGGAATGTGGAGAAGGGTGCCCCAGTGGCCAAAGTAATTGATAACCTGTCACCTGTTTTTCTCTTTGGGACTCTTAAGGCTGAGGATTATAAAAAGATTGAACAGCGAAAGGAACCAGAGCTAAAGTTGCTGTGGCAAAATCAAACCATCTTGGCCAGGGTAGAAAAATTATTGAATGATGAAACAAAGGGTTTCCTTCTTGTATTAAAGAATTATCCCGATCTGATTTTGCATAACCGTAGAGTTAAATTTCAATTTTCCCTAGGTAAAATGGAAGGGCTGTTAGTAAAGGATGAGTCCTTGGTGACTCAGGGTAATGAAGAAGGTTTATTTATTATTTGGAAGGGCTTAGTTCACTGGGTTCCTGTAAAAGTAAAGGGACGTTTAGGTGGACAGGCAGTGATAGAAGGGGCAGACATACAACCGGGCATATCCTATGTAATAAATCCAAGGTTTGCCCGGGAGGGTGATAAGCTTTAA
- a CDS encoding YggS family pyridoxal phosphate-dependent enzyme, producing the protein MSIAENISVIKGKIIESALRAGRDPASVRLIAVTKTVSADKARECIDAGVGDLGENRVQEFRNKLPEVPGARWHLIGHLQTNKVKYITGEVTLLHSLDRWSLAEEIHKRSLEAGIVTPALVQVNVAGEETKFGMAVQEVRDFITEVAGLSGISIQGLMTIAPLVENPEEVRPVFRQLRELATDLQEVPGVKMEQLSMGMTNDYQVAIEEGATLVRIGTAIFGSRRL; encoded by the coding sequence TTGAGTATTGCTGAAAACATATCGGTAATAAAAGGAAAAATTATTGAGAGTGCCTTAAGGGCCGGCAGAGATCCTGCATCAGTTCGATTAATTGCGGTAACCAAGACTGTATCAGCAGATAAGGCCAGAGAATGTATAGATGCTGGTGTGGGCGATCTGGGAGAAAACAGGGTGCAAGAATTTCGAAATAAATTACCCGAGGTACCAGGAGCCCGCTGGCATCTTATCGGTCACCTACAAACAAATAAAGTAAAGTATATTACAGGAGAGGTAACACTGTTGCATTCTCTGGACCGGTGGTCATTGGCTGAAGAGATTCACAAGAGGTCTTTGGAGGCTGGTATTGTGACTCCAGCACTGGTTCAGGTTAATGTGGCCGGGGAAGAAACCAAGTTTGGCATGGCCGTGCAAGAAGTTAGAGATTTTATTACGGAAGTTGCCGGGTTATCGGGTATTTCAATACAGGGGCTAATGACCATAGCCCCGTTGGTGGAAAACCCAGAGGAGGTCCGACCGGTTTTCAGGCAGTTAAGGGAACTTGCCACTGATTTACAGGAGGTTCCAGGTGTAAAAATGGAGCAACTATCCATGGGTATGACCAATGATTATCAAGTTGCCATTGAAGAAGGGGCGACTTTGGTAAGGATAGGAACAGCTATCTTTGGCAGCCGGCGGTTATAA
- a CDS encoding cell division protein SepF, protein MAMGMFDKILGFIGFDETEEQQVDREREAVEKTETLQQIKRKNAQVVSIHSGRQLRVVVCDPASFDEAQNIADNLKNRRAVVVNLEKAGAEQARRIVDFISGATAALNGDMQKVGQNIFLFVPSNIDIANDTARETKEKSIFAWAKS, encoded by the coding sequence ATGGCTATGGGAATGTTTGATAAAATTCTGGGATTCATTGGTTTCGATGAGACGGAAGAACAGCAGGTGGATAGAGAAAGGGAAGCAGTGGAGAAAACAGAAACCCTGCAGCAGATCAAAAGAAAAAACGCACAGGTGGTTAGTATTCACTCTGGACGCCAGTTGCGAGTGGTGGTTTGCGATCCTGCTTCCTTTGATGAAGCACAAAATATAGCAGATAACCTCAAGAATCGAAGGGCGGTTGTGGTGAATCTAGAAAAGGCCGGGGCTGAACAGGCCCGCCGAATTGTGGATTTTATCAGTGGGGCAACCGCTGCTTTAAATGGGGATATGCAGAAGGTCGGGCAAAACATTTTTCTTTTTGTACCCAGTAATATTGACATAGCCAATGATACAGCCAGAGAAACCAAAGAAAAAAGTATTTTTGCCTGGGCAAAGTCCTAA
- a CDS encoding YggT family protein, with the protein MNSLFSFLDVAFWVYEMMLLIRILMSWFPHNPYNPIVRFLYETTDPYLNIFRRIIPPLGMVDISPIAAFLVLRMIQSFVFNLVR; encoded by the coding sequence ATGAATAGTTTATTTTCCTTTCTTGATGTGGCCTTTTGGGTCTACGAAATGATGTTGTTAATAAGAATCTTGATGTCCTGGTTTCCACACAATCCCTATAACCCAATTGTTCGATTTCTCTATGAAACCACGGACCCTTATTTGAATATTTTCAGGCGTATTATCCCGCCCCTTGGCATGGTTGATATTTCCCCCATTGCGGCGTTTCTGGTATTGCGAATGATTCAATCCTTTGTCTTTAACTTGGTAAGATAA
- a CDS encoding RNA-binding protein — translation MRLERASLLGYLKNPEEKAVLAKVLDSAETVLRNHRPLLTSFYDPYHTGLIASILERIQDIDFASYGGYDLSERVRTVIFPDYLEGEVFDYEITLLAVEGNFKMVKVNHRDFLGSLLGLGIKREMVGDLIVSDKGCQVMVAREIAPYLMANLTKVHKVRVEVREICPEELKLPELKVKEIKTTVASLRLDTVAAAGFGTSRSRIAREIQAERLNLNWHSCSDVAASVKSGDMLSIRGRGRVEIAEVKGNTKSGRISIVLKRYL, via the coding sequence ATGAGATTGGAGCGAGCTTCCCTTTTGGGTTATTTAAAAAATCCGGAGGAAAAGGCTGTGTTGGCCAAGGTTTTAGATTCTGCGGAAACCGTTTTAAGAAACCATCGCCCACTGTTGACATCTTTTTATGACCCGTATCATACGGGTCTTATCGCTTCTATACTAGAACGGATTCAGGATATCGACTTTGCATCCTATGGGGGATATGATCTGTCGGAAAGGGTTCGTACGGTCATTTTCCCCGATTACCTGGAGGGTGAGGTTTTTGACTATGAAATTACCCTGTTAGCCGTGGAGGGTAATTTTAAAATGGTGAAGGTTAATCATAGGGATTTTCTAGGTTCTCTCTTGGGACTGGGTATTAAGCGAGAAATGGTTGGGGATTTAATTGTTTCAGATAAGGGATGCCAAGTCATGGTGGCCCGGGAGATTGCTCCCTACTTGATGGCAAACTTGACGAAGGTTCATAAAGTTCGGGTGGAAGTAAGAGAAATTTGTCCGGAAGAATTGAAACTGCCGGAGTTAAAGGTTAAGGAAATAAAAACCACCGTGGCTTCCCTAAGATTGGATACAGTGGCTGCCGCAGGCTTTGGCACATCCAGAAGCCGTATTGCCAGGGAAATACAAGCAGAAAGATTGAACTTAAATTGGCATTCCTGCTCGGATGTTGCTGCTTCGGTAAAAAGTGGTGATATGCTTTCTATACGAGGGCGGGGTAGGGTCGAAATAGCAGAAGTTAAAGGAAACACGAAAAGTGGCCGAATAAGTATAGTATTAAAACGATATTTATAG
- a CDS encoding DivIVA domain-containing protein: MSYLTPMEIQAKEFAKSLRGYDAKQVDLWVQKIKDNYEKLYVENHELKERLSQSEESIVHYRDLEDALQRTLVMAQKSAEDMKNNAERESKIMLEQAEVSSRAITQKAEEEAERMVKDATHKAENMLKMAEERVGAILEEYRRLEKQANVFKVKFKALLEAQLEMVEGKLGTVDEEHTA; the protein is encoded by the coding sequence ATGAGTTATTTAACGCCAATGGAGATTCAGGCTAAGGAGTTTGCTAAATCCCTAAGGGGCTATGATGCTAAACAAGTTGACCTGTGGGTTCAGAAAATAAAAGACAATTATGAGAAATTATATGTGGAAAACCATGAATTAAAAGAACGACTAAGTCAGAGCGAGGAAAGCATTGTTCACTACCGGGACCTGGAGGATGCTTTACAGCGTACCTTAGTAATGGCTCAAAAAAGTGCGGAAGATATGAAGAATAATGCTGAACGGGAATCAAAAATTATGTTGGAGCAGGCTGAGGTCTCTTCCAGAGCCATTACGCAAAAGGCCGAGGAAGAGGCAGAACGTATGGTTAAAGATGCTACCCACAAAGCTGAAAATATGTTGAAAATGGCTGAAGAAAGAGTTGGAGCCATCTTAGAAGAATACCGACGTTTGGAAAAACAGGCCAATGTGTTTAAGGTGAAGTTTAAAGCCCTGCTGGAGGCCCAGTTGGAGATGGTAGAGGGCAAACTCGGGACGGTGGATGAGGAGCATACTGCATAA
- a CDS encoding DUF167 domain-containing protein, which translates to MFDIKEDQNGVVVKVRVQPRASKNSLAGEMEGALKVRLTAPPVDGAANEACCKFFGELFGVAKSKVEIIAGHTGRNKLVHIQGVTEKQARFILK; encoded by the coding sequence ATGTTTGATATAAAAGAGGATCAAAATGGTGTGGTGGTAAAAGTACGGGTTCAGCCTAGGGCTTCCAAGAACAGCCTAGCCGGGGAGATGGAGGGGGCCCTTAAAGTGCGCCTTACGGCACCACCGGTGGACGGAGCTGCTAACGAAGCCTGCTGCAAGTTTTTTGGGGAACTCTTCGGAGTGGCAAAATCGAAGGTAGAAATCATAGCCGGACATACCGGACGCAATAAGCTAGTCCACATACAGGGGGTCACCGAGAAACAGGCACGATTTATCTTGAAGTAG
- the ileS gene encoding isoleucine--tRNA ligase: MDYSKTLNLPQTQFPMRGNLPQREPETQKYWQEIDLYKKVQEKNKGKTKFILHDGPPYANGHIHLGHTLNKVLKDIIVKYRSMSGYDAPYVPGWDTHGLPIEQQAIKQLGINRHQVNPVEFRAKCKDYALKWANTQSEEFQRLGVRGDWENPYYTLLPQYEATQIRVFGEMAKKGYIYKGLKPVYWCASCETALAEAEVEYADKTSPSIYVKFPVKDGKGVLPQDAAVVIWTTTPWTLPANVAISVHPEFEYVLAAVQNQKIVVAKELLESFKQAVGAEEAEILATYQGEQLERVVCQHPFIDERESLVILGEHVTLDAGTGAVHTAPGHGEEDFMVGKKYELPVLAPIDNRGRFTSEGGKFQGQFIMDANKTIIEELKERDALMGHVSIKHQYPHCWRCKQPIFFRATEQWFASVDGFRQEALQAIRNVKWVPSWGEDRIYNMVEGRGDWCVSRQRTWGVPIPIFYCNDCGKEIITEETISHIEKLFREHGSDIWFAKEANELVPASLTCPHCGKGKDFRKETDTMDVWFDSGSSHLAVLNQPELWPEQQRPADLYLEGSDQHRGWFNSSLSTSVAVTGKPPYKTVLTHGFTVDEKGRKMSKSLGNVVDPLKICSQMGADILRLWVSSADYRADLALSQNILKQMTESYRKIRNTARFLLGNLYDFDPVKDKVAYDKLPELDRVALMELHKLIKQVLAAYENYEFHIVYHAVHNYCVVDLSAFYLDIIKDRLYTAVPGSLERRAAQTVLYEALDALVRLLTPVLAFTTEEIYKYMPVVGDRLASVQMLDMPEVNVEYMDVELEKKWDKIHEIRKEVLKALEVARKNKVIGNALEAKVDLYVAGDVEEVLKPMAAELTTLFIVSKVNLHGLAAAPADAVKAEELELALQVATAEGGKCERCWMYHEEVGNDAEHATLCPRCATVVKEHHTA, translated from the coding sequence GTGGATTACAGTAAAACCTTAAATTTACCCCAAACACAATTTCCCATGAGAGGTAATTTGCCCCAGAGGGAACCGGAAACACAAAAGTACTGGCAAGAAATTGACCTGTATAAAAAGGTGCAGGAAAAAAACAAAGGCAAAACAAAGTTTATATTACATGATGGACCTCCCTATGCCAATGGACACATTCACCTGGGCCATACCCTTAACAAAGTATTAAAGGATATAATTGTCAAATATCGTTCCATGAGTGGTTATGATGCCCCCTATGTACCTGGTTGGGATACCCACGGTTTACCCATTGAGCAGCAGGCCATTAAACAACTGGGTATTAACCGTCACCAAGTTAATCCGGTGGAATTTAGGGCTAAATGCAAAGATTATGCCCTGAAATGGGCCAATACCCAAAGTGAGGAATTCCAGCGTTTGGGTGTCCGGGGAGACTGGGAAAACCCCTATTACACTTTGTTACCCCAATATGAAGCTACTCAAATTCGAGTCTTTGGTGAAATGGCCAAGAAAGGCTATATTTATAAGGGCCTGAAGCCTGTATATTGGTGTGCCAGCTGTGAAACTGCTCTGGCCGAAGCCGAAGTGGAATATGCTGATAAAACCTCTCCGTCTATTTATGTAAAATTCCCTGTTAAAGATGGCAAGGGCGTTTTACCCCAGGATGCTGCAGTGGTTATTTGGACCACCACTCCCTGGACATTGCCTGCTAACGTAGCTATCAGTGTTCATCCTGAATTTGAATATGTACTGGCTGCTGTACAGAACCAGAAGATTGTAGTGGCCAAGGAACTGCTGGAATCCTTTAAACAGGCCGTAGGTGCTGAAGAAGCAGAAATCCTAGCGACCTATCAAGGAGAGCAACTGGAGCGGGTAGTTTGCCAACATCCCTTTATTGATGAGCGCGAGTCGCTGGTAATTTTGGGTGAACACGTAACCTTAGATGCCGGTACCGGCGCTGTGCATACGGCTCCCGGACATGGTGAGGAAGACTTTATGGTTGGTAAAAAATATGAACTGCCGGTGCTGGCTCCCATAGATAACCGGGGTAGGTTTACCTCTGAGGGAGGCAAGTTTCAGGGACAGTTTATTATGGACGCCAACAAGACTATTATTGAAGAATTAAAAGAACGGGATGCTTTAATGGGGCATGTTAGCATTAAACACCAGTACCCCCATTGCTGGCGCTGCAAGCAGCCCATTTTCTTCCGGGCCACTGAACAGTGGTTTGCCTCGGTGGACGGTTTCCGACAGGAAGCTTTGCAGGCTATCCGTAATGTAAAATGGGTACCATCCTGGGGTGAAGATCGTATTTACAATATGGTAGAAGGCCGTGGTGACTGGTGCGTATCCCGTCAACGCACCTGGGGTGTACCTATTCCTATTTTTTATTGCAATGATTGTGGTAAAGAAATTATCACGGAGGAAACCATTTCTCATATTGAAAAGTTGTTCAGGGAGCATGGGTCTGATATCTGGTTTGCCAAGGAAGCTAATGAATTGGTGCCGGCCAGTCTGACTTGTCCTCACTGTGGTAAGGGTAAGGATTTCCGCAAAGAAACTGATACCATGGATGTTTGGTTTGACTCTGGCTCCAGTCACCTGGCTGTGTTAAATCAGCCGGAGCTTTGGCCGGAACAGCAACGGCCTGCCGACCTTTATCTGGAGGGCAGTGACCAGCATAGGGGTTGGTTTAATTCCTCTTTGTCCACCTCAGTGGCCGTCACAGGTAAGCCGCCCTATAAAACTGTGTTGACCCATGGTTTCACAGTGGATGAGAAGGGACGTAAAATGTCTAAATCCCTTGGTAATGTGGTGGATCCTTTAAAAATTTGCAGTCAAATGGGTGCGGATATTCTGCGACTGTGGGTTTCTTCTGCTGATTACCGAGCAGATCTGGCTTTATCCCAGAATATTTTAAAACAGATGACCGAGTCTTACCGTAAGATTAGAAATACAGCTAGGTTTCTGCTGGGTAACCTATATGACTTTGACCCGGTGAAAGACAAAGTGGCCTATGATAAGCTGCCGGAACTGGACCGTGTGGCCCTGATGGAGTTGCACAAGTTAATTAAACAAGTTTTGGCTGCCTATGAAAATTATGAGTTCCATATTGTTTACCACGCTGTACACAATTACTGCGTAGTAGACCTCAGTGCTTTCTACTTAGATATTATTAAGGACCGTCTCTACACTGCAGTTCCAGGCTCGCTGGAACGTCGGGCTGCTCAGACTGTTCTTTATGAGGCACTGGATGCCTTGGTTCGCCTGTTGACACCAGTACTTGCCTTTACCACCGAGGAAATTTACAAATATATGCCGGTGGTAGGAGACCGTTTGGCCAGTGTACAAATGCTGGATATGCCGGAAGTGAATGTTGAATATATGGATGTAGAGTTAGAGAAGAAGTGGGATAAAATTCATGAAATCCGCAAAGAGGTACTGAAGGCACTGGAAGTAGCTCGTAAGAACAAGGTGATTGGTAATGCATTGGAGGCAAAAGTAGACCTTTATGTTGCCGGGGATGTGGAAGAAGTTCTTAAACCAATGGCAGCAGAATTAACTACTCTGTTCATTGTTTCCAAGGTGAACCTGCATGGGCTGGCGGCAGCTCCCGCAGATGCCGTAAAAGCGGAAGAGTTGGAATTGGCTCTTCAAGTGGCTACTGCTGAAGGTGGTAAGTGTGAACGCTGTTGGATGTACCACGAAGAAGTAGGCAACGATGCCGAACACGCAACCCTCTGCCCCCGTTGTGCAACGGTGGTAAAAGAACATCATACTGCATAG
- a CDS encoding small, acid-soluble spore protein, alpha/beta type, producing MVSIITKLDNQIKKKKESKHAIKGEKKPTPMDLLKMEIAEELGLADKVKKEGWGGLTSIESGRIGGIITQRAKKGLIDLDALRAEE from the coding sequence ATGGTTTCCATCATTACAAAATTAGACAATCAGATTAAAAAGAAAAAAGAAAGTAAACATGCTATTAAAGGTGAAAAAAAACCTACTCCTATGGACCTTTTAAAAATGGAAATTGCCGAGGAATTGGGACTGGCGGATAAGGTTAAAAAAGAAGGCTGGGGTGGCTTGACATCCATAGAGTCGGGACGAATCGGCGGTATTATTACCCAGCGGGCAAAAAAGGGACTTATTGATTTGGATGCTCTGCGGGCAGAGGAGTGA